The genome window CTCCCTCATTTGTTCCCGAAGTAGGTGCAGATGGGTAAAAAGGTGCTCTGCTCACAGGCAACGAAATGGAAAAATGCAGACCCAGGAGCAAACCGGCTCTTGTGAATCCAGGTCCCGAGCTTTATCCCCTCGTCCTCAGGGGTGGCTGCATCAGGTCGCTTCATGAACAGGAGGTTCTGTTTTACCTTCCTTGTCGATGCAGACCACAGTTAGAGTTAAAAGAGTTAATGGACAGTGCTCCAGACCCAGTGCTTCTGTGATACTTGAAATCCTACTTGAGGCTCTGAATAATAACAGTGAACCACGGCACGACTGTCATCCAAGACAGAGGAAATAGTCTTGAGTATGTCCCACCAAGTCAGAGCTTGTCATTTCTCCAGCCTCCTCATAAAGCCACTTTGCACGGGGCTTGGCTCCTCTGAGCTGGGGGGTATAGGGGGACAGATGCTGCAGGGCTTAAATCCGGAGCCTGAGTTTACTGTCCTAGAACCGAGGACCCGAGAAACGGACCACAGTCCTTCGTCATCAGTGTCTCTAGTGGGTGCAAGAAGATGAGTGACATGACAGGACTCCCCCAGTGGGCTCACACCTCCAGCAATGAGCCTGTTTTCTCACGCTCTCTCCTCAGGGTCTGGCTGTCAACTTCTCGAGGATGTGATTTACAATGTGATCAATTCCGGGGTGTCTACAGCTCAACTGAAACAATCTATTCAACAGTTCATACCAGATAACGCCACTGCCAACGCCGTAGATGAATTCAAACAGTGCTTCCTCCAGCAATCAAATGACACTCTGAGCAATATACAAAACCTGATGGTAAATTAGCCTTCTTCTTATGTGCCTTAAAACTCACTGACCAGGAACGGGCAGGCTCTAAATTTCTCACCAGTAATGCCGAGCAGCCTCTGACCAGGTTTTTGGTGGTTTGGGGATTGTCTTTTGTATGGGTTAATTTAATTTTGCTGTAAGGCTGATTCGCTTCACTTTGAGAATCTTTAGTGAATGAtcaatggaaaagagagaaatagaggtcGAGAAATGGCTTGTCACCCCCTTCAAGTCCCCAGGACAcgctcacacacagacacacagacatgcatgAACACAAGACACACGCAGGGACAGACACACACATCTTCTGTCCAGACAAGACAGTCTGATTCTCAAGGAGCCACTCACCTGTTGGAACAACCCACAAAGAAAGTTCCCACTTCTCACAGAGACATATAGTAAAAACGTTCTGATACAAAGTTTACAGTGTCCAGAAAATAGCATTTGTGTAAATTCTACATATTCcaatataaagaatttaaaaccTAGGTCTCACCACGGTGACTTGCTGGCACACGTGATTGGAATCCCAGTGTCATTTGTTCAGGCACCTCCTGAAGTTACAAGTGCATGTCACGGGGTGAGACCAGCATGGGTGACAGAACTGCTTAAAACAGAAGCCAGCGTTTCAGCAATGACTAAGTACAAACACATGCGCTGTGCTGTGTTGTTAGCATTTATTTAACATCGCAATATTCCACTTAAAGCACTTCatgatagaaaaattagaaatataccAAAGAGCGTAAGGATCACAGTGGACGTCACCTGCAGTTTAGGACGGGGGAGCACGTGCTCTTCGAAAACCCAGACCGCGTTCCTCATTGCCAGGGCGGAGGCCGGATTTGCAGGCCCCGAAGGAAACGTGGAGGGCCTCAGACTGTTACAGGATTTCTGACTTTTAAGGCCATATGGGAACTCACAAATATCACGTCCTTGTACTTGAACTGAGATGGTGACAATTCTctgaaaaagtgaaaaagtgGTATCACAAACAGCTCAGATTGGCAGGTCTTCAACAAATGTTACATGCAGcgtatttattgaatacattaCATCAGGGAACAGGACTTTTGGAGAAACAAGCTTCAAAGGGGTCCCTGGCAGGGAAAAGGTCCCAAAACACTGTCCCCATCTGGCATCAATAAATGTCCCTGGGATAACAGTAAAAAGAGAGATAATTCTCATTTTGCTTCTAGTGCTAATTTTCTTGGGTATTAGATGTTTGTGgacaaatgcagaaaaatagCACAAAGAACTGTGTGTGGATATCGATATTTGACTTTGTAAGAGAGAGTGGAAAATCGAAGCGACGTCTCTGTTCTTGTTTTCCAGGAGAGAATCTATGGCAGCTTTTGGTGTAAGGCGTATTAACTTTCCACAGGACCCTGGGCTCAGACTATGGTCAGAAACCAACTGCcgattgcttttctttcttattttgtcattttatctATAAACTGCAAGACAATTGTTGAAACctcaaatacattttcatttcaataaacTGACTGCAAAAACCTAAACCTTTTGTCTGTTCTGCCACAGAAAGGGAGACACTGGGGGCCTCACATCACACTGCAGCGGGTGCACAGTCACAGATGATGCAgcaaggcaggggtggggacagaaGAGCACACAGAGCTCTTTTTTCCTTGCCCCGTGTCCCCAAGCACTGTTCCTCTCTCTCTGGAAAAGGCCTTTCTTCCCCTCATGGCCACCGCCTCCCATGTGACTGCCTCTGAGGTCCTGGCCAATGGGTGCTGTGGGGGGTCATGTCCtgagtccccacccccaccacagccCTCCTGTCACTCTGAGCCTTGCCTGCAGGGCCAGGCTCCTCTGGGCTCTGTCTCCACCCTCCCTGGGGTGCAG of Cynocephalus volans isolate mCynVol1 chromosome 4, mCynVol1.pri, whole genome shotgun sequence contains these proteins:
- the LOC134377233 gene encoding mammaglobin-A-like, yielding MKLLMVLTLAALPLCCSAGSGCQLLEDVIYNVINSGVSTAQLKQSIQQFIPDNATANAVDEFKQCFLQQSNDTLSNIQNLMERIYGSFWCKAY